One region of Verrucomicrobiota bacterium genomic DNA includes:
- a CDS encoding DUF1501 domain-containing protein, with product MNPLPEPIATSAHHVTRRHFLGRSATGIGTLALASLLNPQLFAAAQSGKARGGLPGLPHFKPRAKRVIYLFESGAPSQMDTLDYKPALEKLHGTELPDSIRQGQRLTGMTSGQKSFPVAKNFVPFKQYGRSGAWMSDLLPHIGGIADDICVVKTMHTEAINHDPAITFFQTGSEQPGRPSIGAWASYGLGTLSEDLPAFVVLISKNTYGSPQPLYARLWGSGFLPSNHQGVKLRSTGDPVLFLKDPAGAGDESRRQMLDGIAKLNTLRQAEVGDPEINTRIAAYEMAYRMQMSVPDLTDLSKEPESTFKLYGEEAKTPGTQAYNCLLARRLAERGARFIQLYHRDWDHHSRLPQEHPRQARETDQPSAALVTDLKQRGMLDDTLIVWGGEFGRTVYSQGNLAGGNYGRDHHPRCFSVWLAGGGIKPGISHGQTDDFCYNVAENPVHVHDLQATLLHCLGVNHERLTHRFQGRDYRLTDVHGNVVKGILA from the coding sequence ATGAACCCGCTTCCCGAACCCATCGCCACCAGCGCCCACCACGTCACGCGCCGCCATTTCCTCGGCCGCTCCGCGACAGGCATCGGCACGCTGGCGCTGGCGTCGTTGCTCAATCCGCAGTTGTTCGCCGCGGCTCAGAGCGGCAAGGCGCGCGGTGGCTTGCCGGGCCTGCCGCACTTCAAGCCGCGCGCCAAGCGCGTGATCTACCTGTTCGAGTCCGGCGCGCCGTCGCAGATGGACACGCTCGATTACAAGCCTGCGCTTGAAAAGCTCCACGGCACCGAGTTGCCCGACAGCATCCGGCAGGGCCAGCGGCTCACGGGCATGACGTCGGGGCAGAAGAGTTTTCCGGTGGCGAAGAACTTCGTGCCGTTCAAGCAATACGGCCGCAGCGGCGCGTGGATGAGCGACCTGCTGCCGCACATCGGCGGCATCGCGGACGACATCTGCGTGGTGAAGACGATGCACACCGAGGCCATCAACCACGACCCGGCCATCACGTTTTTCCAGACGGGCAGCGAGCAGCCGGGCCGGCCGAGCATCGGCGCGTGGGCGAGCTACGGGCTCGGCACGTTGAGCGAGGATTTGCCGGCGTTCGTGGTGCTGATCTCGAAGAACACCTACGGCTCGCCGCAGCCGCTTTACGCGCGGCTCTGGGGCAGCGGATTCCTTCCATCGAACCATCAGGGCGTGAAGCTGCGCTCGACGGGCGACCCGGTGCTTTTCCTCAAGGATCCCGCGGGCGCGGGCGATGAAAGCCGGCGCCAGATGCTCGATGGCATCGCGAAACTGAACACGCTGCGACAGGCGGAGGTGGGCGACCCCGAGATCAACACGCGCATCGCCGCCTACGAGATGGCGTATCGCATGCAGATGTCCGTGCCGGACCTGACGGACTTGAGCAAGGAGCCGGAGAGCACGTTCAAGCTCTACGGCGAGGAGGCGAAGACGCCGGGGACGCAGGCTTACAACTGCCTGCTCGCGCGCCGGCTGGCGGAACGCGGCGCGCGCTTCATCCAGCTTTATCACCGCGACTGGGATCACCACAGCCGGCTGCCGCAGGAGCATCCGCGCCAGGCGCGCGAGACTGACCAGCCGAGCGCCGCGCTCGTCACGGACCTCAAGCAGCGCGGGATGCTCGACGACACGCTCATCGTATGGGGCGGTGAGTTCGGGCGCACGGTGTATTCGCAGGGCAATCTCGCCGGCGGCAACTACGGGCGCGACCATCACCCGCGCTGCTTCTCCGTGTGGCTCGCGGGCGGCGGCATCAAGCCCGGCATCAGCCACGGGCAGACGGACGACTTCTGCTACAACGTGGCCGAGAACCCGGTGCACGTTCACGACCTGCAAGCGACGCTCCTGCATTGTCTCGGCGTGAATCACGAACGCCTCACCCACCGTTTCCAAGGCCGGGACTACCGTCTCACGGACGTGCACGGGAATGTCGTGAAGGGAATCCTCGCGTAG
- a CDS encoding pyruvate, phosphate dikinase encodes MAKTNKYVYTWGNNRADGDGSMKALLGGKGANLAEMTRIGLPVPPGFTITTEVCTYFYANHRTYPKILQAQMEAGAANMERIMGTKFGDTTAMPLLVAVRSGARDSMPGMMDTILNLGLNDQTVLALAKATGNERFAWDCYRRFVQMYGDVVLGVQKRAGEDHDPFETVIGGLKKEILGDESKEDTKLGVDALKELVSRFKALVKQRTGKDLPGDPWEQLRGAVGAVFGSWMNDRAIVYRAKYNIPMEWGTAVNVQAMVFGNTGGESGSGVAFTRDPATGEKVFYGEFLMNAQGEDVVAGVRTPDPVAKLAQYQPESLKELERIRAVLESRFKDMQDFEFTIQDGKVFMLQTRNGKRTGVAAVRIACEMVREKLIDTETAVTRVPADQLDQVLAPVFDRAAIKAAKAVATGLPAGPGAASGKIYFNAERCVEAAKLGPVLLVRVETSPEDLRGMIAAEGILTARGGVSSHAALVARQMGKVCVCGAAALHVDYHHKTLTVGDQVFHEGDYLSIDGTSGAVYAGEVKTAPSDVIQGLLHGDKRARKTGTYQNFVQLMTWCARSTRMSVRTNADNPGQTANAVSFGATGIGLCRTEHMFFEGNRIDAMREMILADSKAAREKALAKILPYQRDDFAGMFKELKGLPATIRFLDPPLHEFLPHDHAAQADLASKMGIPQERIAKRVHELHEFNPMLGFRGCRLGIGYPEISAMQARAVFEAAAQCVKKGMKCKPEIMIPLVGFKKELDLQVEVVHEMARLVQAEQKVKLTYLVGTMIEVPRGALTADEIAHTAQFFSFGTNDLTQTTLGMSRDDSGSFLPTYERLDIAKKNPFATIDQTGVGQLMEIAIAKGRKTRPDIKLGICGEHGGDPESVKFCHRAGLTYVSCSPFRVPVARLAAAQAAIEEKRAAKK; translated from the coding sequence ATGGCAAAGACCAACAAATACGTTTACACGTGGGGCAACAACAGGGCGGACGGCGACGGCTCCATGAAGGCCCTTCTCGGCGGCAAGGGCGCGAACCTCGCCGAGATGACGCGCATCGGGCTGCCGGTGCCGCCGGGCTTCACGATCACGACGGAGGTCTGCACTTACTTCTACGCCAACCACCGCACCTACCCGAAGATTCTCCAGGCGCAGATGGAGGCGGGCGCCGCCAACATGGAGCGCATCATGGGCACGAAGTTCGGCGACACCACGGCGATGCCGCTGCTCGTCGCGGTCCGCTCCGGCGCGCGGGACTCGATGCCCGGCATGATGGACACCATCCTCAACCTCGGCCTCAACGACCAGACCGTGCTCGCGCTCGCGAAGGCCACAGGCAACGAGCGCTTTGCGTGGGACTGCTACCGCCGCTTCGTGCAAATGTATGGCGACGTGGTGCTCGGCGTGCAGAAGCGCGCGGGTGAAGACCACGACCCGTTCGAGACGGTCATCGGCGGATTGAAGAAGGAAATCCTCGGGGACGAGAGCAAGGAAGACACGAAGCTTGGCGTCGACGCGCTCAAGGAACTCGTGTCGCGCTTCAAGGCCCTCGTGAAGCAACGCACCGGCAAGGACCTGCCCGGCGACCCGTGGGAACAGCTCCGCGGCGCGGTCGGCGCGGTGTTCGGTTCGTGGATGAATGACCGTGCGATCGTGTATCGCGCCAAATACAACATCCCGATGGAGTGGGGAACGGCCGTGAACGTGCAGGCGATGGTCTTCGGCAACACGGGCGGGGAGTCGGGCTCCGGCGTGGCCTTCACCCGCGACCCGGCCACCGGCGAAAAGGTTTTCTACGGTGAGTTCCTCATGAACGCGCAGGGCGAGGACGTCGTCGCCGGTGTTCGCACTCCGGACCCCGTCGCCAAGCTCGCGCAATACCAGCCCGAGTCCCTCAAGGAACTCGAGCGCATCCGCGCCGTCCTCGAGTCCCGCTTCAAGGACATGCAGGACTTTGAGTTTACCATCCAGGATGGCAAAGTCTTCATGCTCCAGACCCGCAACGGCAAGCGCACCGGCGTCGCGGCCGTCCGCATCGCGTGCGAGATGGTCAGGGAAAAGCTCATCGACACCGAGACCGCGGTCACCCGCGTGCCCGCTGACCAGCTCGACCAGGTGCTCGCGCCCGTGTTCGACCGCGCCGCGATCAAGGCCGCCAAGGCCGTGGCCACCGGCCTTCCCGCGGGTCCGGGCGCGGCTTCCGGCAAGATTTACTTCAACGCGGAGCGCTGCGTCGAAGCCGCAAAACTCGGCCCCGTGCTGCTCGTGCGCGTGGAAACTTCCCCTGAAGACCTGCGCGGCATGATCGCGGCAGAGGGCATCCTCACCGCGCGCGGCGGCGTGAGCTCCCATGCCGCGCTTGTCGCCCGGCAGATGGGCAAGGTCTGCGTGTGCGGCGCCGCGGCGCTTCATGTGGACTACCACCACAAGACGCTCACCGTCGGCGACCAGGTTTTCCACGAGGGCGACTATCTCTCGATCGATGGCACGAGCGGCGCCGTGTATGCAGGCGAGGTGAAGACTGCGCCGAGCGACGTCATCCAGGGATTGCTCCACGGCGACAAGCGCGCGCGCAAGACGGGGACTTACCAGAACTTCGTGCAACTGATGACCTGGTGCGCTCGGTCCACGCGCATGAGCGTGCGCACCAATGCCGACAACCCCGGGCAGACGGCCAACGCCGTGTCGTTCGGCGCGACGGGCATCGGGCTCTGCCGCACCGAGCACATGTTCTTCGAGGGCAACCGCATTGACGCGATGCGCGAGATGATCCTCGCCGACAGCAAGGCCGCGCGCGAAAAGGCGCTCGCCAAGATTCTGCCGTATCAGCGCGACGATTTCGCGGGCATGTTCAAGGAACTCAAGGGGCTTCCTGCGACGATTCGTTTCCTCGACCCGCCGCTGCACGAGTTCCTCCCGCACGACCACGCCGCGCAGGCGGACCTCGCGTCCAAAATGGGCATCCCGCAGGAGCGCATCGCCAAGCGCGTGCACGAACTCCACGAGTTCAACCCGATGCTCGGCTTCCGCGGGTGCCGCCTCGGCATCGGCTATCCGGAAATCTCGGCGATGCAGGCGCGCGCCGTCTTCGAGGCCGCCGCGCAGTGCGTGAAGAAGGGCATGAAGTGCAAGCCCGAGATCATGATACCGCTCGTCGGCTTCAAGAAGGAACTCGATCTCCAGGTCGAGGTCGTCCACGAAATGGCGCGCCTGGTGCAGGCCGAGCAGAAGGTCAAGCTCACCTACCTCGTCGGCACGATGATCGAAGTCCCGCGCGGCGCGCTCACCGCGGACGAGATCGCGCACACGGCCCAGTTCTTCAGTTTCGGGACGAACGACCTCACGCAGACCACGCTCGGCATGAGCCGCGACGACTCCGGCAGCTTCCTGCCGACCTACGAAAGACTCGACATCGCGAAGAAGAATCCGTTTGCCACGATCGACCAGACCGGCGTCGGCCAGCTCATGGAAATCGCCATCGCCAAAGGCCGCAAGACGCGGCCCGACATCAAGCTCGGCATCTGCGGCGAGCACGGCGGCGACCCCGAATCCGTGAAGTTCTGCCACCGCGCGGGCCTCACCTACGTGAGTTGCTCGCCCTTCCGCGTGCCCGTCGCCCGGCTCGCGGCGGCACAGGCGGCGATCGAGGAGAAACGGGCCGCGAAGAAGTAA